The following proteins come from a genomic window of Populus nigra chromosome 6, ddPopNigr1.1, whole genome shotgun sequence:
- the LOC133697046 gene encoding LOB domain-containing protein 12-like, whose amino-acid sequence MGGNSPCASCKLLRRRCAKDCIFSPYFPSDDPHKFAIVHKVFGASNVSKMLQELPVHQRADAVSSLVYEANARMRDPVYGCVGAISYLQNQVSQLQMQLAVAQAEILCIQMQHDPVMPTSQMGPDDDKSFLLQNSLSQYLNYGSSSNAIHDSLKRESIFGDMIS is encoded by the exons atGGGTGGAAATTCACCATGTGCTTCCTGCAAGTTACTTAGACGCCGATGCGCTAAGGACTGCATTTTCTCTCCTTACTTCCCTTCTGATGACCCCCACAAGTTTGCCATTGTCCACAAAGTCTTTGGTGCTAGCAATGTCAGCAAAATGTTACAG GAGCTACCAGTTCATCAGAGAGCGGATGCAGTGAGCAGTTTGGTGTATGAAGCGAATGCGAGAATGAGAGACCCAGTTTACGGATGTGTTGGAGCCATATCCTACCTGCAAAACCAGGTTTCCCAGCTACAAATGCAGCTTGCAGTGGCTCAAGCAGAGATATTATGCATCCAGATGCAGCATGATCCTGTGATGCCAACCTCACAGATGGGCCCAGATGATGACAAGTCATTTCTTCTCCAAAATAGCCTCTCTCAGTACCTGAATTATGGCTCTTCAAGCAATGCAATTCATGATTCTCTCAAGAGAGAGAGCATTTTTGGAGACATGATTTCTTAA